In Priestia megaterium NBRC 15308 = ATCC 14581, the following proteins share a genomic window:
- a CDS encoding STAS domain-containing protein, producing MSTIKYSPLPVFIMDEEMNILAQSDEAAALFGEVQHFLEIVDEDSQIKARKRLGQKKKIKTELVMHSRKAKMSLYTVNCKWEQGKAHVICVEEDSQIRILSEKIQQHTARLSETDLELLLQKERLEKAMNRVIELSGPFIHLSNNMVLIPLFGDLFEEVIMKNEHRLLRQIDEETVDRVIIDFNGIGQIDERGVAALEHLIWEFQLMGVQIYLTGVTPDHSQWLHQYHFQANVKSISNLGQAIHQFFTTA from the coding sequence TTGTCGACTATTAAATATTCTCCGCTTCCTGTTTTTATTATGGATGAGGAAATGAATATTCTAGCGCAATCTGATGAAGCAGCCGCTTTATTCGGAGAGGTTCAACATTTTTTAGAAATTGTTGACGAAGATAGTCAGATCAAAGCTAGAAAACGATTAGGGCAGAAGAAAAAAATAAAAACAGAATTAGTCATGCATTCGCGCAAAGCTAAAATGTCTCTTTATACGGTGAATTGCAAATGGGAGCAAGGTAAGGCGCATGTAATATGTGTAGAGGAAGATTCTCAAATTAGAATTCTTTCAGAAAAAATCCAACAACATACAGCGCGTTTATCTGAAACAGACTTAGAACTGCTGCTGCAAAAAGAACGATTAGAAAAAGCAATGAACCGAGTTATAGAACTGTCGGGACCGTTTATTCATTTATCGAACAACATGGTGCTTATACCTCTGTTTGGTGATTTATTTGAGGAAGTCATCATGAAAAATGAACATCGGCTGCTCAGACAAATAGATGAAGAAACGGTTGATCGAGTTATCATTGACTTTAATGGAATAGGTCAAATTGATGAACGAGGTGTTGCAGCCCTAGAACATTTAATATGGGAATTTCAGCTAATGGGTGTACAGATTTATTTAACAGGTGTGACACCCGATCATAGTCAATGGCTTCACCAGTATCATTTTCAAGCAAATGTAAAATCTATTAGTAACTTAGGTCAGGCCATTCATCAATTTTTTACAACGGCATGA
- a CDS encoding cobalamin B12-binding domain-containing protein, with amino-acid sequence MIESIERLTELLLSGNQDEAWNIVWKKRQQGFDTFYIFQQFISVSMAQIGMMWEEDEISVADEHLATTTCDYVLSRYQLCIRQEVIKNEKKGLFLCIENEQHFLGLKMISILFEEHGWQTKLLGADSPLLHATHAVEQWKPDLVGISFSLTHHIEKASEYIEGLQKTKHQPLILVGGRVVSNYKFPLVQTNQVRFIAQLEELKEFFHYQSIRGIKVVDY; translated from the coding sequence TTGATTGAAAGCATAGAACGCTTGACTGAATTACTGTTATCAGGGAATCAAGATGAAGCTTGGAATATTGTGTGGAAAAAAAGACAGCAGGGTTTCGATACATTTTATATTTTTCAGCAATTCATTTCAGTGTCAATGGCTCAAATCGGTATGATGTGGGAAGAAGATGAAATTTCAGTGGCTGATGAACATTTAGCTACTACTACCTGTGACTATGTTTTGTCACGCTATCAATTGTGTATAAGACAAGAAGTTATTAAAAATGAAAAAAAAGGTCTGTTTTTGTGTATAGAAAATGAACAGCATTTTTTAGGTTTAAAAATGATTTCCATTCTCTTTGAAGAGCACGGATGGCAGACGAAACTTTTAGGGGCAGATTCTCCGCTTTTACATGCAACACACGCTGTTGAACAGTGGAAACCTGATTTAGTAGGAATCTCGTTCAGTTTAACTCATCATATAGAAAAAGCAAGCGAATATATAGAAGGATTACAAAAGACAAAACATCAGCCGCTTATTTTAGTTGGAGGCCGAGTAGTTTCAAACTATAAGTTTCCTCTTGTTCAAACAAATCAAGTTCGATTTATTGCACAGTTAGAGGAGTTGAAAGAGTTTTTTCATTATCAATCAATTAGGGGGATTAAGGTTGTCGACTATTAA
- a CDS encoding DUF952 domain-containing protein, which yields MFQSQRGSDAASDGFVHCISTHTQVVLLCRKSFFLQEDLYLLEILNISE from the coding sequence ATTTTTCAAAGTCAACGAGGTAGTGATGCAGCAAGTGACGGTTTTGTTCATTGTATAAGTACGCATACACAGGTCGTCCTATTGTGCCGTAAGTCATTCTTTCTCCAAGAAGACCTATATCTGTTAGAAATTTTAAATATTTCCGAATAG
- a CDS encoding SseB family protein, translating to MKYTFNLLEKSLIEAMKDNKKIAQFYKTLMNSNLWLVVSSEHGASDILIAEHYVQTMKSAAYRYLPVFSSKYPIEQMLKDEKTVCVSFKDMLPVLNEEIAILLNPDTPLSKLFIPEEIRMLKEDQNYFKQ from the coding sequence ATGAAATATACATTTAACTTATTAGAAAAATCATTAATTGAAGCAATGAAAGATAATAAGAAGATTGCTCAATTTTATAAGACTTTAATGAATAGCAATTTATGGCTAGTTGTTAGTTCAGAGCATGGAGCATCAGATATATTAATTGCAGAGCACTACGTTCAGACGATGAAAAGCGCAGCGTACCGATATTTACCTGTTTTTTCGTCAAAATATCCGATTGAACAGATGCTGAAAGATGAAAAGACCGTATGCGTATCATTTAAGGATATGCTGCCTGTATTAAATGAAGAAATAGCGATATTACTTAACCCTGACACGCCTCTCTCAAAATTATTCATCCCCGAAGAAATAAGGATGTTAAAAGAAGATCAAAATTATTTTAAGCAGTAG
- a CDS encoding ferritin-like domain-containing protein, with the protein MYEFYSRHEEYWEDDTRLDEQLLRDINKAVNDEFSAIHYYTRLAELAPNNQVQQAILGIRQDEIKHFDWFSKAYYDLSGSYPQISLNIKLPNTFQEGVSESIKDEVETVPFYQSIARKITNARIQSRIVRAASDEQRHGQIFRTIQSHFSY; encoded by the coding sequence ATGTATGAATTTTACTCCCGGCATGAAGAATATTGGGAAGATGATACAAGGCTAGACGAACAGCTTCTAAGAGATATAAACAAAGCTGTAAACGATGAGTTTTCCGCTATTCACTACTATACACGCTTAGCAGAACTGGCTCCTAATAATCAGGTTCAACAAGCTATATTAGGTATTCGGCAGGATGAAATTAAACACTTTGACTGGTTTTCTAAGGCCTATTATGATTTATCAGGCAGCTACCCACAAATTTCATTAAACATAAAACTGCCAAATACTTTTCAAGAAGGGGTGTCTGAATCCATTAAAGATGAAGTAGAAACCGTTCCATTTTATCAATCAATCGCTAGAAAAATCACAAATGCTCGAATTCAAAGCCGCATTGTTCGAGCCGCGAGCGATGAACAGCGCCACGGTCAAATTTTCCGAACCATTCAGTCCCACTTCTCATACTAA
- a CDS encoding aromatic acid exporter family protein, giving the protein MIYIKKFNFLGGRIIKTGIAVFLTALICQSIGWPYMLAVITAIVTIEPTAADSIKKAFIRFPASAIGAAFAMLYTFLLGVTPLTYMLVAVSTIISCSKLRLHAGTLVATLTGVAMLTIVHDHYFISFLIRLATTSIGLLTSSLVNIIVLPPNYTPIITRKIQNLSKQMSSVLQQRGSELSQVHACHKQTKLQFQQLSAEIEKIETLCEYQQKEWKFHHFTRTAMRKFHYEYKKLSLMRQLVYHIGNLIYLPAHQLQSARHQVIWDTFISFHNVLQNEQYKSSLHHQTLVLTLKQRFWAHKQEENRGDHPFSTETTMLYELLAIHHLLEELHRIHCLKDRYNLNNSSVSLSS; this is encoded by the coding sequence ATGATTTACATAAAAAAATTCAATTTTTTAGGCGGTCGTATTATTAAAACAGGCATTGCCGTTTTTTTGACTGCACTCATTTGCCAGTCTATCGGCTGGCCATATATGCTCGCTGTTATTACAGCTATTGTTACGATTGAACCAACAGCTGCCGATTCTATTAAAAAAGCGTTCATCCGCTTTCCTGCTTCAGCAATCGGAGCTGCTTTTGCCATGCTTTACACATTTCTATTAGGAGTGACGCCGCTTACCTATATGCTTGTTGCTGTTTCTACTATTATATCCTGTTCTAAATTGCGTTTGCATGCAGGAACACTCGTTGCTACGCTAACAGGAGTGGCTATGCTGACGATTGTGCACGACCATTATTTTATCTCGTTTTTAATTCGCTTAGCGACCACCAGTATTGGGCTGCTTACTTCTTCACTTGTGAATATCATCGTTCTTCCTCCTAATTATACACCGATTATTACGAGGAAAATTCAAAATCTCTCAAAACAAATGAGCAGCGTTCTACAGCAAAGAGGAAGCGAACTTTCCCAAGTACATGCTTGTCATAAACAAACAAAGCTTCAATTTCAGCAGCTTTCCGCTGAAATTGAAAAAATTGAGACTCTTTGTGAGTATCAGCAGAAAGAATGGAAGTTTCATCATTTCACTCGTACAGCTATGAGAAAATTCCACTATGAATATAAGAAACTTTCTCTTATGAGGCAGCTTGTCTACCATATTGGTAATTTAATTTACTTGCCTGCTCATCAGCTGCAAAGTGCAAGACATCAAGTAATATGGGATACATTCATTTCCTTTCATAACGTCTTACAAAATGAACAATATAAAAGCTCTTTGCATCATCAAACGCTTGTTTTGACTTTAAAACAAAGGTTTTGGGCACATAAGCAGGAAGAAAACAGAGGGGATCACCCTTTTTCAACAGAAACAACAATGCTTTACGAACTGCTTGCAATTCACCATCTGCTTGAAGAACTACACCGTATTCATTGTTTGAAGGATCGATATAACTTAAATAACTCATCTGTCTCGCTTTCTTCATAA
- the corA gene encoding magnesium/cobalt transporter CorA, translating into MIKIVAKTKEGAIKEIEMNEIRSSHDFQWYWVDFYNPTEEEKKQLEQFNFHPLAVEDCLNQGQRAKFELYDEHYFLVYYALHKEELEHLEVSAFVGDNFLVTYHMDKLTSVARVWELIKKDPEATEDGTWDIMYELLDHTVDEYFPVLYKFEDHIDDIEDNAKDEPMDELMRQLYDIRSDLSRMRRILNPMRDLMYRIMSTNALKAKEQVRYFNDIYDHLLNMIEIMQASRDLSNDIRESFMSINSDRMNSIMFTLTLMSAIFLPLTFIAGLYGMNFSYMPELTGKYNYFIVLGIMIGLVGLMVFAFYKMGWFKYRKGPKL; encoded by the coding sequence ATGATTAAAATTGTAGCTAAAACCAAAGAAGGAGCTATTAAAGAAATAGAAATGAATGAGATTCGTTCAAGCCATGACTTTCAATGGTATTGGGTTGATTTTTACAATCCCACCGAGGAAGAAAAAAAGCAGCTTGAACAATTTAATTTTCATCCTTTAGCAGTTGAGGACTGTTTAAATCAAGGTCAGCGCGCTAAATTTGAGTTGTATGATGAGCATTATTTTTTAGTCTATTATGCCCTTCATAAAGAAGAGCTTGAGCACTTAGAAGTATCTGCGTTTGTAGGGGATAACTTTTTAGTCACTTACCATATGGATAAGCTAACGAGCGTGGCTAGGGTATGGGAGCTTATCAAAAAAGACCCTGAGGCTACCGAAGATGGAACATGGGATATCATGTATGAACTCTTAGATCATACCGTTGACGAATACTTCCCCGTGCTTTATAAATTTGAAGATCACATAGACGACATTGAAGACAATGCAAAAGACGAACCTATGGATGAATTAATGAGGCAGCTTTATGACATCCGAAGTGATTTGTCACGAATGCGCCGCATTTTAAACCCCATGAGAGATTTAATGTATCGTATTATGTCAACTAATGCGTTAAAAGCAAAAGAGCAGGTTCGCTATTTTAATGACATTTATGACCACTTATTAAATATGATTGAAATTATGCAAGCAAGCAGGGATTTGTCAAATGACATTCGAGAAAGCTTTATGTCCATTAACTCGGATCGTATGAATTCAATCATGTTTACGCTAACGCTTATGTCAGCTATTTTCTTACCGTTGACGTTTATTGCTGGCCTCTATGGCATGAACTTTTCATATATGCCGGAACTGACGGGGAAATATAATTATTTTATTGTACTTGGCATTATGATTGGGCTTGTAGGCCTAATGGTCTTTGCCTTTTATAAAATGGGATGGTTTAAATATCGAAAAGGACCGAAACTATAA
- the dcuS gene encoding DcuS/MalK family sensor histidine kinase yields MGLRSITVLLVCMVVILSLLLTDLLVSSSIGKNIRDQQAEKARTIAAIISESTNVKEGLETKTPQSIQEFTKRIRKKSSVLFIVVMDMNGIRQSHPDPKKIGKRFAGGDEQKSLHGKSYVSVSKGTLDKSLRAFAPIYNEKNQQIGAVAVGISLNNVNEAIRDGHRRIVLGSLIGLLVGILGAILLANYIKKILFGLEPSEIAKILEERSTMLQSVREGVIAVDKEGNITLANRSARRLFVKAGLAPEPIGLSIQEYMPTSRLDDVLSTGESHYDEEQFINGVAIVVNRVPLVVNEEIVGALSTFRDKTEVNILAEQLTGVKMYVEALRAQSHEFMNKLHVILGMVQMNYYDELKTYIHQLVNHRVDESSSVTKSIKDHALAGFLMGKMSYAREESVELTFSADEVIPEPSDPHVTHHLITIIGNLIDNAIDSVRHQASKKVSVMLVYKNNKLTIQVTDTGCGIPSDTMNQIFKKGFSTKGTSRGFGLHLVKQTIDELGGQIVIDSFINSGTTFYIDIPYETRRDQVD; encoded by the coding sequence ATGGGTCTGCGAAGCATCACGGTGCTGCTTGTATGCATGGTGGTGATTCTATCGCTATTGTTAACGGATTTATTAGTTAGCAGTTCAATTGGAAAAAATATTCGGGATCAACAGGCTGAAAAAGCTCGGACTATTGCTGCGATTATTTCAGAATCCACGAACGTGAAAGAAGGACTAGAGACAAAAACACCTCAGTCAATTCAAGAATTCACTAAACGAATTCGTAAAAAATCAAGCGTCTTGTTTATCGTTGTTATGGATATGAATGGAATTCGGCAATCTCACCCAGATCCTAAAAAGATAGGAAAGAGGTTTGCCGGAGGCGATGAGCAAAAATCATTGCACGGGAAATCTTATGTATCTGTATCAAAAGGAACGCTCGATAAATCTCTGCGCGCTTTTGCACCTATTTATAATGAAAAAAATCAACAAATTGGCGCAGTAGCTGTGGGGATTTCTTTGAATAATGTAAATGAAGCAATTAGAGATGGGCATCGTCGAATTGTTTTAGGTTCATTAATTGGTTTACTTGTAGGCATTCTTGGTGCTATTTTATTAGCGAATTACATAAAGAAAATTTTATTTGGCTTGGAACCCTCTGAAATTGCTAAAATTCTAGAAGAGAGAAGTACCATGCTGCAGTCGGTTCGTGAAGGAGTGATAGCTGTTGATAAAGAAGGTAATATTACACTTGCTAATCGTTCTGCACGCCGCTTATTTGTTAAAGCAGGGTTAGCACCAGAGCCAATCGGTTTGTCTATTCAAGAATATATGCCCACCTCCAGGCTGGACGACGTTTTGTCTACGGGGGAATCTCATTACGATGAAGAGCAATTCATAAATGGAGTAGCCATTGTGGTTAACAGGGTTCCGCTAGTAGTAAACGAAGAGATTGTAGGGGCACTCTCTACGTTTCGGGATAAAACAGAAGTTAACATCTTAGCAGAACAGCTAACAGGTGTTAAAATGTATGTGGAAGCGCTTCGAGCACAATCGCATGAATTTATGAATAAACTTCATGTGATTTTAGGAATGGTACAGATGAATTATTATGATGAGCTAAAAACGTATATTCATCAGCTTGTTAATCATCGTGTCGATGAATCTAGTTCAGTGACTAAATCTATTAAAGATCATGCGTTGGCAGGGTTCCTCATGGGCAAAATGAGTTATGCTAGAGAGGAAAGCGTAGAACTGACGTTTTCCGCTGATGAAGTTATTCCAGAACCTTCAGATCCACACGTTACTCATCATCTCATTACCATTATTGGAAATTTAATTGATAATGCAATTGATTCAGTTCGTCATCAAGCCTCTAAAAAAGTGTCCGTTATGCTTGTGTATAAAAACAATAAACTTACAATTCAAGTCACGGATACAGGCTGCGGCATTCCTTCCGATACAATGAATCAGATTTTCAAGAAAGGCTTTTCTACAAAAGGCACGAGCAGAGGGTTTGGGCTGCATTTAGTGAAGCAAACGATTGATGAACTAGGTGGCCAAATCGTCATTGACTCATTTATAAATAGCGGTACCACATTCTATATTGATATTCCGTACGAAACAAGGAGAGATCAAGTTGATTAA
- a CDS encoding DEAD/DEAH box helicase: MSQFIETLQPFLQEAWKKAGFNEPTVIQTKAISEILANKDVIGESPTGTGKTLAYLLPVLHRIQPGPSHIQAVILASSHELVMQIHGEIQTWSQGSGISSAAFIGGANMKRQLEKLKKRPNIIVGTPGRLNELIKMKKLKMHEVKTIVIDEADQLFVPEHVQTVQQIVKMALSDRQILVFSATVSERTKSLAKDMMNHPLEIEVGRDELPASKVEHVYIKSEARDKVDVLRKLVRQEQMKALAFFKGIDTLIEFEEKLTFKRVEAGSLHSETKKEDRATTIKGFRKGDFPVLLATDVAARGLDIKGLTHVIHIDVPQDADQYVHRSGRTGRSGAEGTVISLVTEREERNLKQIARELQLSLVKKELYMGEIVDEGTKEQSRTAKKPSKKPFNKKKKQKGRM; encoded by the coding sequence ATGAGTCAGTTTATAGAGACTTTACAGCCTTTTTTACAAGAGGCGTGGAAAAAAGCAGGGTTCAATGAGCCTACTGTTATTCAAACGAAAGCTATTTCAGAGATTTTAGCTAATAAAGATGTAATAGGAGAATCCCCAACGGGAACAGGAAAGACGCTGGCATATTTGTTGCCTGTCTTACATCGCATTCAGCCGGGACCATCTCATATTCAAGCTGTTATTTTAGCATCTTCCCATGAATTGGTTATGCAAATTCACGGTGAAATTCAAACTTGGTCGCAGGGAAGCGGTATTTCAAGCGCTGCGTTTATTGGCGGAGCAAATATGAAACGGCAATTAGAAAAACTCAAAAAACGTCCCAATATCATTGTTGGTACCCCAGGACGTTTGAACGAGCTAATTAAAATGAAGAAATTAAAAATGCACGAAGTCAAAACAATTGTGATTGATGAAGCGGATCAATTGTTTGTACCTGAGCATGTTCAAACGGTTCAACAGATTGTAAAAATGGCGTTAAGTGATCGTCAAATCCTAGTCTTCTCAGCTACTGTATCAGAACGTACCAAATCGCTAGCGAAAGATATGATGAACCACCCTCTTGAAATAGAGGTAGGAAGAGATGAACTTCCGGCTTCAAAGGTAGAGCATGTATACATCAAAAGTGAAGCTAGAGATAAAGTGGACGTGCTTAGAAAACTAGTTCGTCAAGAACAAATGAAAGCTTTAGCCTTTTTTAAAGGAATTGATACTCTAATCGAGTTTGAAGAAAAATTAACATTTAAGCGTGTAGAAGCAGGGTCTTTACACAGTGAAACGAAAAAAGAAGATCGTGCTACGACGATTAAAGGGTTTCGAAAAGGAGATTTCCCTGTCCTATTAGCAACGGATGTCGCAGCTAGAGGATTAGACATTAAGGGGTTGACGCATGTAATTCACATCGATGTTCCTCAAGATGCAGATCAATACGTCCATCGCTCAGGTAGAACAGGCAGATCGGGAGCAGAAGGTACAGTCATTTCTCTTGTGACTGAACGTGAAGAGCGAAATTTAAAACAAATCGCACGTGAACTTCAACTTTCATTAGTGAAAAAAGAGCTTTATATGGGTGAAATCGTGGATGAAGGAACAAAAGAGCAGTCCCGTACAGCTAAAAAACCTTCAAAAAAGCCATTTAACAAGAAAAAGAAACAAAAAGGTCGAATGTAA
- a CDS encoding WXG100 family type VII secretion target, protein MEIKVNPEVLRTFAERIQHSHSQTADALQKLSWEATNLHFLSVADIDKVLDLQEELQHMIRKLDSLTENAHLLVKDTAEQMRKADGELEGSSGWTEFWSSVWSNGGTHSQDTWNDIKNLKEWNTYDNMHRTIEKPLGTLNVMWNSLSMSWEEKVVNGSTCSRTEFFTYGVIQMGLGILSQEMNPSNIMFSDSTEEVKRE, encoded by the coding sequence ATGGAGATAAAAGTAAATCCAGAGGTGCTGCGGACATTTGCAGAGCGAATTCAGCACTCTCATTCACAGACGGCTGATGCACTTCAAAAACTAAGCTGGGAAGCTACAAATCTACATTTCTTGTCTGTTGCAGATATTGATAAAGTGCTGGACTTGCAGGAAGAGTTACAGCATATGATTCGCAAACTTGATTCGCTAACGGAAAACGCACATTTATTAGTAAAAGACACTGCAGAACAAATGAGAAAAGCAGATGGAGAGCTAGAAGGCTCTTCAGGCTGGACGGAGTTTTGGTCGAGCGTGTGGAGCAATGGGGGCACACATTCACAAGATACGTGGAATGACATAAAGAACTTAAAAGAATGGAATACGTATGACAATATGCATAGAACGATTGAAAAACCTTTAGGTACTCTTAATGTTATGTGGAATTCGCTTTCTATGTCTTGGGAAGAAAAAGTAGTGAATGGTTCTACATGCAGTCGAACCGAATTTTTTACTTATGGCGTTATTCAAATGGGGTTGGGCATTTTAAGTCAGGAAATGAATCCTTCAAACATTATGTTTAGTGACAGCACAGAGGAAGTGAAGAGAGAATGA
- a CDS encoding M20 family metallopeptidase, with product MKQLINEAINKLQDTFYDVSKYIGHNPELGHEEFKACKALTDVLKEQGFTVEIGTCDLPTAFTAVYDSQKPGPSIGFMAEYDALPDLGHACGHNLIGTMSIAAGIGLSKAVAETGGKVYVYGTPAEETRGGKVTMAEQGIFNHLDVAMMVHPYYCHQKSGRSLAMDAIQFEFFGKSAHAAAAPHEGINALDGVLQTFNSINALRQHVKPDVRIHGVITEGGKAANVVPDYAVAQFYVRASTRAYVDEVTEKVKACANGAALATGTKLKISNYEFSYDDMQTNQTLSDVYTNNLISLGVSEQSITEDQGDHGSLDMGNVSQVVPAIHPYIQICDDYFVCHTHEFREAALSEQGREAMILGAQTMALTGYDVLTNQTLLQKIKEEFNATKSK from the coding sequence ATGAAACAATTAATAAATGAAGCAATTAATAAATTACAGGATACATTTTATGATGTAAGCAAATATATTGGACACAACCCTGAGCTTGGTCACGAAGAATTCAAAGCGTGCAAAGCATTAACGGATGTTTTAAAAGAACAAGGGTTCACAGTTGAAATTGGTACATGTGACTTGCCAACGGCTTTTACTGCTGTTTATGACAGTCAAAAGCCAGGTCCGTCGATTGGGTTTATGGCTGAGTACGATGCTTTGCCGGATCTCGGACATGCATGCGGACATAACTTAATTGGAACCATGTCGATTGCAGCTGGTATTGGTCTTAGTAAAGCAGTTGCAGAAACAGGCGGTAAAGTATACGTATATGGAACGCCTGCAGAGGAAACACGAGGCGGCAAGGTAACGATGGCTGAACAAGGCATTTTTAATCATTTAGACGTAGCTATGATGGTACATCCTTATTACTGTCACCAAAAAAGCGGACGTTCTCTTGCGATGGATGCCATTCAGTTTGAGTTCTTCGGAAAATCCGCGCACGCAGCTGCTGCTCCTCATGAAGGAATCAACGCGTTAGACGGCGTATTACAAACGTTCAACAGCATTAATGCGCTTCGTCAGCATGTGAAGCCGGATGTACGTATTCACGGAGTGATTACAGAGGGAGGCAAGGCGGCCAACGTTGTACCGGATTATGCAGTAGCACAATTTTATGTCCGCGCTTCAACTCGTGCATATGTAGATGAAGTGACAGAGAAGGTGAAGGCATGTGCAAACGGCGCTGCTCTAGCCACGGGAACAAAATTAAAAATCTCAAACTATGAGTTTTCGTATGATGATATGCAAACGAATCAAACATTATCCGATGTCTATACAAATAATCTCATCTCATTAGGCGTGAGCGAACAAAGCATTACAGAAGACCAAGGCGATCATGGATCTTTAGATATGGGAAATGTAAGTCAGGTTGTTCCAGCTATTCATCCGTATATTCAAATTTGTGATGATTATTTTGTTTGTCATACGCACGAATTTAGAGAAGCAGCTTTAAGTGAGCAAGGAAGAGAAGCAATGATACTCGGGGCACAAACAATGGCATTAACAGGGTATGACGTATTAACAAATCAAACGCTGCTCCAAAAAATCAAAGAAGAATTTAATGCTACAAAGTCAAAGTAA
- a CDS encoding ATP-binding protein yields the protein MKHARKVALRISIIYIIIGAVWILISDNISRTLAQGRFEVYIFFQQYKGWLFILATGIILYGLVYRRAYKLVESQQELVVKEHELQTSNQHYQSLFKHNPDGVFEISKTGEVLLANPEGEAIVGYSSEELQKMKPSALIAAEEFDMCKEYFKEVLNGKGAKFEMNVINRKRERRLLRCSLLPIIVHKQVVGVFMIARDITTYRQDEELMITSEKMSVIGQMAGAVAHEIRNPLTSLKGFVQVMQASKETNDTYLDIMMSEIDRINLISSEMLILGKKQHVSFEKTNLCEILKQVVTLMEAQANLNNVSILLKETAKRPIYVSADSNQLKQVFINVIKNGVEAIMEKGHITITVEEKDTRALIHFEDNGIGMSQERIEQVGTPFYSTKEAGTGLGLAVCYKIMERHQGTMHFKSGKGKGTTVIIDMPIIERNSRLS from the coding sequence GTGAAACACGCGCGTAAAGTAGCTTTAAGAATTTCAATTATATATATCATTATTGGCGCTGTATGGATCTTGATATCTGATAATATATCTAGAACATTAGCGCAAGGTCGTTTTGAAGTATATATTTTTTTTCAACAATACAAAGGTTGGCTTTTTATTTTAGCTACGGGGATTATTTTGTATGGGTTGGTATATAGGAGAGCTTATAAACTAGTGGAGTCCCAGCAAGAGCTCGTAGTAAAAGAACACGAACTTCAAACGAGCAATCAGCACTATCAATCTTTGTTTAAACATAATCCCGATGGCGTTTTTGAAATCAGTAAAACGGGTGAAGTTCTTCTTGCTAATCCAGAAGGTGAAGCAATCGTTGGATACTCCAGTGAAGAATTGCAAAAGATGAAACCTTCAGCTCTTATCGCAGCTGAAGAGTTTGATATGTGTAAAGAGTATTTTAAAGAAGTGCTGAATGGAAAAGGTGCTAAGTTCGAAATGAATGTGATCAATAGAAAGCGAGAAAGACGGTTGCTTAGGTGTTCTTTGCTTCCCATCATCGTTCATAAGCAGGTAGTAGGTGTATTTATGATTGCACGCGATATTACTACATACCGTCAAGATGAAGAGCTTATGATAACCTCGGAAAAAATGTCCGTTATTGGACAAATGGCAGGTGCCGTCGCACATGAAATTAGAAACCCGCTTACTTCTTTAAAAGGCTTTGTACAGGTTATGCAAGCCTCTAAGGAAACAAATGACACATATTTAGATATTATGATGTCTGAAATCGACCGCATCAACTTAATCTCGAGTGAAATGCTCATTCTTGGAAAAAAGCAGCATGTATCTTTTGAAAAGACCAATTTATGCGAAATTTTAAAACAAGTTGTTACGCTAATGGAAGCGCAGGCAAATTTAAATAATGTTTCTATTTTATTGAAAGAAACAGCCAAAAGGCCTATTTATGTTTCTGCTGATTCAAATCAGTTGAAACAAGTTTTCATCAATGTGATTAAAAACGGTGTAGAAGCTATTATGGAGAAAGGTCATATTACAATAACAGTTGAAGAAAAAGATACACGAGCATTGATTCACTTTGAAGACAATGGAATCGGAATGAGTCAAGAGAGGATTGAACAAGTAGGAACGCCGTTTTATTCTACAAAAGAAGCTGGCACTGGCTTAGGGCTGGCCGTGTGTTACAAAATCATGGAGCGTCATCAAGGTACCATGCATTTTAAAAGCGGTAAAGGAAAAGGGACAACGGTTATTATTGATATGCCAATTATAGAACGAAACAGCCGCCTCTCGTAG